In Paraburkholderia phenazinium, the following are encoded in one genomic region:
- a CDS encoding GNAT family N-acetyltransferase yields MSPSLTVRRIAADQGAVLRELRTASLREAPYAFGETLEDALSVDAATFDVTAADHAVSKAATSFILYTEGHPAGLIEAHFEDSAARRAFVGELWVAPAVRHLRGGELLVNTASEWLAGAGAEEIYAWVADANRNAMRFYERLGFGPTGEHARTARWPDQSESLLVRHVQRASQASSQ; encoded by the coding sequence ATGAGTCCGTCATTGACCGTTCGCCGCATCGCCGCTGATCAGGGCGCAGTTTTACGCGAACTCCGTACTGCGTCGCTGCGGGAGGCGCCCTATGCCTTCGGTGAGACGCTCGAGGACGCCCTCTCGGTCGACGCCGCAACCTTCGATGTCACCGCGGCGGACCACGCGGTCTCGAAGGCGGCTACGTCGTTCATCCTGTACACCGAGGGGCACCCCGCCGGCTTGATCGAAGCCCATTTCGAAGACAGCGCGGCGCGCCGCGCCTTTGTCGGCGAGCTGTGGGTGGCGCCGGCGGTGCGTCATCTGCGTGGCGGCGAGTTGCTCGTCAATACCGCCAGCGAGTGGTTGGCCGGTGCGGGCGCCGAGGAAATCTACGCGTGGGTGGCCGACGCCAATCGCAACGCCATGCGTTTCTACGAGCGCCTCGGTTTTGGCCCGACCGGCGAGCATGCCCGCACGGCGCGCTGGCCCGACCAGTCGGAAAGCCTGCTGGTGCGCCACGTGCAGCGCGCCTCGCAAGCCTCCTCCCAGTGA
- the minE gene encoding cell division topological specificity factor MinE, with protein sequence MSILSFLLGEKKKSASIAKERLQLIIAHERAGGHAPADYLPALQRELVAVISKYVKISDEDIRVSLERQDDLEVLEVKIEIPQA encoded by the coding sequence ATGTCGATTCTTTCGTTTTTGCTGGGCGAGAAGAAGAAGTCCGCGTCAATAGCGAAGGAACGCCTGCAGTTGATCATCGCGCATGAGCGCGCCGGCGGCCATGCGCCCGCCGATTATCTGCCTGCGTTGCAACGCGAACTCGTCGCTGTGATTTCCAAGTACGTGAAGATTTCCGATGAGGATATTCGCGTCAGTCTCGAGCGCCAGGACGACCTTGAAGTACTCGAGGTCAAGATCGAAATTCCGCAGGCCTGA
- a CDS encoding MFS transporter yields MSTSPISASQPEAAGQNSSSRIIFASFIGTAIEFYDFYVYATAAALVIGPVFFPHGSATAQALSAFVTFGIAFVARPIGSFLFGHFGDRIGRKSTLVASLLVMGVSTTLIGFVPGYNAIGSLAPILLCILRFGQGIGLGGEWGGAALLATENAPAGKRGWFGMFPQLGPSIGFLASNGLFFGLALSLSDEQFRSWGWRVPFIVSAVLVALGLYVRLKIAETPAFRAAIEREERVRVPIATLCSQYWRPTLLGALAMVVCYTLFYNATTFSLSYGVSVLHIPRQSFLGLLCVAVLFMALATPLAAWASDRYGRKPVLIVGILAAILSGFTMAPLLGSGSMPLVLLFLVIELFLMGVTFAPMGALLPELFPTHVRYTGAGVSYNLGGILGASVAPYIAQVLAAHGGLTWVGAYVSIAAAVSLFGVLCMRETRDTRLM; encoded by the coding sequence ATGTCCACTTCGCCGATTTCCGCGAGCCAGCCCGAGGCAGCCGGCCAAAACAGCAGTTCGCGGATCATCTTCGCAAGCTTCATCGGCACTGCGATCGAGTTCTACGATTTCTATGTCTATGCGACGGCCGCCGCGCTCGTCATCGGACCGGTATTCTTCCCGCATGGCTCCGCCACCGCGCAGGCGCTCTCCGCGTTCGTCACCTTCGGCATTGCGTTCGTCGCGCGCCCGATCGGCTCGTTCCTGTTCGGCCACTTCGGCGACCGCATCGGCCGCAAATCGACCCTCGTCGCCTCGCTGCTGGTAATGGGCGTCTCGACCACGCTGATCGGTTTCGTGCCGGGCTATAACGCGATCGGCAGCCTCGCGCCGATCCTGCTGTGCATCCTGCGCTTCGGCCAGGGGATCGGCCTGGGCGGCGAATGGGGCGGCGCGGCGCTGCTCGCCACCGAAAACGCCCCGGCCGGCAAGCGCGGCTGGTTCGGCATGTTCCCGCAACTCGGACCGTCGATCGGCTTTCTGGCCTCCAACGGCCTGTTCTTCGGCCTCGCGCTTTCGCTGTCCGACGAGCAGTTCCGTAGCTGGGGCTGGCGCGTGCCGTTCATCGTCAGCGCGGTGCTGGTCGCGCTCGGACTGTACGTGCGGCTGAAGATCGCCGAGACGCCGGCCTTCCGTGCCGCCATCGAACGCGAAGAGCGGGTGCGCGTGCCGATCGCGACGCTCTGCTCGCAATACTGGCGGCCGACGCTGCTCGGCGCACTCGCCATGGTGGTGTGCTACACGCTGTTCTACAACGCGACCACCTTCTCGCTCTCGTATGGCGTGTCGGTACTGCACATTCCGCGTCAGAGCTTCCTCGGCCTGCTGTGCGTCGCGGTGCTGTTCATGGCGCTCGCCACGCCGCTCGCCGCCTGGGCCAGCGACCGCTATGGCCGCAAGCCGGTGCTGATCGTCGGCATCCTCGCGGCGATCCTGTCGGGCTTCACCATGGCGCCGCTGCTCGGCAGCGGTTCCATGCCGCTCGTGCTGCTGTTCCTCGTGATCGAACTGTTCCTGATGGGCGTGACCTTCGCACCGATGGGCGCGCTGCTGCCGGAGCTGTTTCCCACTCACGTGCGCTATACCGGTGCAGGCGTGTCGTACAACCTGGGTGGGATTCTCGGCGCGTCGGTGGCGCCGTACATTGCCCAGGTGCTGGCCGCGCATGGCGGCCTGACGTGGGTCGGCGCCTACGTGTCGATCGCCGCGGCCGTCAGTCTGTTCGGTGTGCTGTGCATGCGCGAAACGCGCGACACCCGCTTGATGTAA
- a CDS encoding Nramp family divalent metal transporter, protein MNEALSQAVTPLTLTEQTCFHAREALAGRRSGPRVMLSFAGPAVVASIAYMDPGNFATNIQAGAGYGYTLLWVVAVANLVAMLFQSLSAKLGLVTGRNLAELCRESLPHRYVYAMCGMSEIAAMATDLAEFVGGAIGVSLLLHLPMMASMLVTGAVTYGLLQFERKGFRPLELVIAALVGVIGLSYLAELLIAPVHWPAVFLHTVKPSIPDSNALTISVGIIGATVMPHVLFLHSGLTQNRVTPRNERERTKLLKFSNIEVVVALGVAGLINMAMVIMASSAFHHGHADIASIETAWHTLTPLLGSAAACLFLAALIASGISSSVVGTMAGQMIMQGFVGFRIPVGVRRLVTMAPAFAVVAWGVDATRALVLSQVVLSIALPVPMIALVWFTSRRDLMGTYRNRRLTNAGAVAGTFAVLALNVVLLLQTAGLSF, encoded by the coding sequence ATGAACGAAGCCCTGAGTCAGGCGGTCACGCCGCTGACATTGACCGAGCAGACCTGTTTCCATGCGCGCGAAGCGCTCGCCGGCCGCCGCAGCGGACCGCGTGTGATGCTGTCGTTTGCCGGGCCGGCGGTGGTCGCTTCGATCGCTTATATGGACCCCGGCAACTTCGCGACCAACATCCAGGCAGGCGCTGGTTACGGCTATACATTGCTGTGGGTGGTGGCGGTCGCGAATCTCGTCGCCATGCTGTTCCAGTCGTTGTCGGCGAAGCTCGGATTGGTCACCGGGCGCAATCTCGCCGAACTGTGCCGCGAATCGCTGCCGCACCGCTACGTGTACGCCATGTGTGGCATGAGCGAGATCGCTGCGATGGCGACGGATCTGGCCGAATTCGTCGGCGGGGCGATCGGCGTCTCGTTGCTGCTGCATCTGCCCATGATGGCGAGCATGCTGGTCACCGGCGCCGTCACCTACGGGCTGCTGCAGTTCGAGAGAAAGGGCTTCCGTCCGCTCGAACTGGTGATCGCCGCGCTCGTGGGCGTGATCGGCCTGTCGTATCTCGCGGAGTTGCTGATCGCACCGGTACACTGGCCTGCGGTGTTTCTGCATACCGTCAAGCCGAGCATTCCCGACAGCAATGCGCTGACCATTTCCGTGGGCATCATCGGTGCAACCGTGATGCCGCATGTGCTGTTCTTGCACTCGGGCCTGACGCAAAATCGTGTCACGCCGCGCAACGAACGCGAACGCACCAAGCTGCTGAAGTTTTCCAACATTGAGGTTGTCGTGGCGCTCGGTGTCGCCGGCCTGATCAACATGGCAATGGTGATCATGGCGTCCAGCGCGTTTCATCACGGCCACGCGGATATCGCCAGCATCGAGACCGCGTGGCATACCCTCACGCCCCTGCTCGGCAGCGCCGCGGCGTGTCTGTTTCTGGCTGCGCTGATTGCTTCCGGCATCTCGAGCTCGGTGGTGGGCACCATGGCCGGCCAGATGATCATGCAGGGCTTCGTCGGCTTTCGCATTCCGGTCGGCGTGCGCCGCCTCGTCACCATGGCGCCGGCCTTCGCGGTAGTGGCCTGGGGCGTCGATGCAACCCGGGCGCTGGTGTTAAGCCAGGTCGTGCTGAGCATCGCCTTGCCGGTGCCGATGATCGCGCTGGTATGGTTCACCTCGCGCCGCGATCTGATGGGGACGTACAGGAACCGCCGCCTGACGAACGCCGGCGCGGTGGCCGGCACCTTTGCCGTGCTGGCGTTGAATGTCGTGCTGTTGCTGCAGACCGCCGGGCTTTCCTTCTAA
- the minC gene encoding septum site-determining protein MinC translates to MSPKKSPYFELRSGSVDTLLFVVKTIDLDAMRAELTRRFEATPEFFANDVVAIDVRRLADDERVPLAEIAALLDSVRMRPVGVVANPQQGWAAESALPLLEARDRRGASAKAAAEEDAPAAESSGSAEGAAPVQGELPMDAPASAVEVVAAGPASGGQAGAAGDAAKLVTSSQTTVVDKPLRSGQRIYAKGDLVVLGLVSYGAEVIAEGNIHIYAPLRGRALAGVQGNHDARIFCTCLEPELISIAGIYRTTETPLPPDVLGKPVQIWLDEEKLMIEPLRLT, encoded by the coding sequence ATGTCGCCCAAGAAATCGCCATATTTCGAACTCCGCAGTGGCAGTGTCGACACGCTCCTGTTCGTGGTCAAGACCATCGATCTCGACGCCATGCGTGCCGAACTGACCCGGCGCTTCGAGGCGACCCCCGAATTTTTCGCTAACGACGTCGTCGCCATCGACGTGCGGCGCCTCGCCGACGACGAGCGCGTGCCGCTCGCCGAGATCGCGGCGCTGCTCGACAGCGTGCGCATGCGCCCGGTGGGCGTGGTGGCGAATCCGCAGCAAGGCTGGGCCGCCGAGTCCGCCTTGCCGTTGCTCGAAGCGCGCGACCGGCGCGGCGCAAGCGCCAAAGCGGCGGCGGAAGAGGACGCTCCGGCCGCGGAGAGTAGCGGAAGCGCCGAAGGCGCCGCGCCGGTGCAGGGCGAATTGCCGATGGACGCGCCGGCATCCGCCGTCGAGGTGGTGGCAGCGGGGCCGGCTTCGGGCGGCCAGGCGGGAGCCGCAGGCGACGCCGCGAAGCTCGTCACCTCGTCGCAGACCACGGTGGTGGACAAGCCGCTGCGCTCCGGCCAGCGCATCTACGCCAAGGGCGACCTGGTGGTGCTCGGCCTTGTGAGCTACGGTGCCGAAGTGATCGCCGAAGGCAACATCCATATTTACGCGCCGTTGCGCGGCCGGGCATTGGCCGGCGTGCAAGGCAACCACGACGCGCGCATTTTCTGCACGTGTCTGGAGCCGGAACTGATCTCGATCGCCGGTATCTACCGTACGACCGAGACACCGCTGCCGCCTGACGTACTCGGCAAGCCGGTGCAGATCTGGCTCGATGAAGAAAAGCTGATGATTGAACCGCTGCGGCTCACCTGA
- the waaC gene encoding lipopolysaccharide heptosyltransferase I yields MKRILIVKVTSLGDIVQALPVIADIKRAFPGVQVDWAADEAFAEVVHWSQAVDRVLCAPLRRFKKARRWADFKAIAASIGELRAYRYDAIIDIQGVYKSAIIAFLARSSRRFGYRNKDLGERGAAFAYTSRVGPRPPGNAWQGMRISVGEALGFEPEGQAVYDLKLPALPTATFEAGDAPVAALFHATSKEDKKWPVAHWAAVANELVRRGFRIVLPWGSPREREEAEAIAAQVPGATVLPQMSVTEIAHMIDACSLVIGTDTGFVHVAHALQKRTVMIFVATSRSHFGIEAPHRSVSIGDGHSVPPVSEALQAIDYVHSDPLAAPASTHSASHL; encoded by the coding sequence ATGAAGCGAATTCTTATCGTCAAGGTGACTTCACTAGGCGATATTGTGCAGGCCCTGCCGGTCATTGCCGACATCAAGCGGGCATTTCCGGGGGTGCAGGTCGACTGGGCCGCAGACGAGGCGTTTGCCGAAGTGGTTCACTGGAGCCAGGCCGTGGACCGCGTATTGTGCGCGCCGCTGCGCCGCTTCAAAAAGGCGCGCCGCTGGGCCGACTTCAAGGCGATTGCGGCCTCCATCGGCGAATTGCGGGCCTACCGCTACGACGCCATCATCGATATCCAGGGCGTCTACAAGAGCGCGATCATCGCCTTTCTGGCCCGCTCGTCGCGCCGCTTCGGCTATCGCAACAAGGATCTCGGCGAGCGTGGCGCCGCGTTTGCCTACACGAGCCGCGTCGGCCCGCGTCCGCCCGGCAACGCGTGGCAAGGCATGCGTATCAGCGTCGGCGAGGCGCTGGGCTTTGAGCCGGAAGGACAGGCCGTCTACGATCTGAAGCTGCCCGCGTTACCCACCGCGACCTTCGAGGCGGGCGACGCACCCGTAGCGGCGCTGTTTCACGCCACCTCCAAAGAAGACAAGAAATGGCCGGTCGCGCATTGGGCCGCCGTTGCCAACGAACTGGTGCGGCGCGGCTTTCGCATCGTGCTGCCGTGGGGCTCGCCCCGCGAGCGCGAGGAAGCGGAGGCTATCGCGGCGCAGGTACCGGGCGCCACCGTTTTGCCGCAGATGAGCGTGACCGAGATCGCCCACATGATCGACGCGTGCTCGCTCGTCATCGGGACGGACACCGGTTTTGTCCACGTCGCGCATGCGCTGCAAAAGCGCACGGTGATGATCTTTGTCGCGACCTCGCGTTCCCACTTCGGCATTGAAGCGCCGCATCGCTCGGTCTCCATTGGCGACGGTCATTCCGTGCCGCCGGTGAGCGAAGCCTTGCAGGCCATCGACTACGTCCACAGCGACCCGCTCGCCGCCCCTGCGTCGACGCATTCGGCCTCGCACCTCTGA
- the minD gene encoding septum site-determining protein MinD, translating to MAKIIVVTSGKGGVGKTTTSASFASALALRGSKTAVIDFDVGLRNLDLIMGCERRVVYDLINVIQGEANLNQALIKDKKCENLFILPASQTRDKDALTMEGVEKVINDLIAMDFEFIVCDSPAGIESGALLAMHFADEALIVTNPEVSSVRDSDRILGILSSKTKRAIEGKEPIKEHLLITRYNPKRVSEGEMLSLTDIQEILRIDLIGVIPESEAVLHASNQGLPAVHLDGTDVAEAYKDVVSRFLGEQKSLRFTDYQKPGLLQRLFGTK from the coding sequence ATGGCAAAAATCATTGTGGTGACATCGGGCAAGGGTGGCGTGGGCAAGACGACCACGAGCGCGAGTTTTGCATCGGCCCTCGCGTTGCGCGGCAGCAAGACGGCCGTGATCGACTTCGACGTCGGCCTGCGTAACCTCGACCTCATCATGGGCTGCGAGCGTCGTGTGGTGTACGACCTGATCAACGTGATCCAGGGCGAAGCCAACCTGAACCAGGCGCTGATCAAGGACAAGAAGTGCGAGAACCTGTTCATCCTGCCGGCCTCGCAGACGCGTGACAAAGACGCGCTGACGATGGAAGGCGTCGAAAAGGTCATCAACGACCTGATCGCGATGGACTTCGAATTTATCGTTTGCGATTCGCCGGCCGGTATCGAATCGGGCGCGTTGCTGGCCATGCACTTCGCCGACGAAGCGCTGATCGTGACGAATCCGGAAGTGTCGTCGGTGCGCGACTCGGACCGCATTCTGGGCATTCTGTCGTCGAAGACCAAGCGTGCGATCGAAGGCAAGGAGCCGATCAAGGAGCACCTGCTGATCACGCGCTACAACCCGAAGCGCGTCAGCGAAGGCGAGATGCTGTCGCTGACCGACATCCAGGAAATCCTGCGTATCGACCTGATCGGCGTGATTCCGGAATCGGAAGCCGTGCTGCATGCGTCGAACCAGGGCTTGCCGGCCGTGCACCTGGACGGCACGGATGTCGCCGAAGCCTACAAGGATGTCGTGTCGCGTTTCCTCGGCGAGCAGAAATCGCTTCGCTTTACCGATTACCAGAAGCCAGGCCTCCTGCAGCGCCTCTTCGGCACCAAGTAA
- a CDS encoding YXWGXW repeat-containing protein, which produces MNKTFRLLLAQAVLIAAGASVVGSASAEEVVVIAPSAPPPVRYEAMPAPRVGYVWDHGHWRWDHGRYVWVPGHWQPERVGYHWVPGHWVAHGPNYHWVEGHWA; this is translated from the coding sequence ATGAATAAAACCTTTCGCTTGCTGCTCGCTCAGGCTGTGTTGATCGCCGCGGGCGCCTCGGTCGTCGGTTCGGCATCCGCTGAAGAAGTCGTCGTGATTGCGCCGTCGGCACCGCCGCCGGTGCGCTACGAAGCCATGCCGGCGCCGCGCGTGGGCTATGTGTGGGATCACGGTCACTGGCGCTGGGACCATGGCCGCTACGTCTGGGTGCCGGGCCACTGGCAGCCCGAGCGCGTCGGCTATCACTGGGTGCCCGGCCACTGGGTCGCACACGGTCCGAATTACCACTGGGTTGAAGGGCACTGGGCCTAA
- a CDS encoding energy transducer TonB, which yields MLTRTRHLRRMTSVHGSWRSRVRGTTLMLAVALATAACTFTPPDRPLLITPPAAVNSATLDQYRIAVARRILDRNPSYVLQGTLQPMLRSLVVVSFTVDRDGQVLQSAVYRTNGDDEAESTALATLRRASPLPQPPARLLNTHGQVELFEDWLFNDNGKFQLREFASPQAQTID from the coding sequence ATGCTCACCCGCACACGCCACCTTCGTCGCATGACATCGGTCCACGGCTCGTGGAGGTCGCGCGTACGCGGCACGACGCTCATGCTTGCTGTCGCGCTGGCGACGGCCGCCTGCACCTTTACGCCACCGGACCGGCCGCTGCTCATCACACCACCGGCCGCGGTGAACAGCGCAACGCTCGATCAATACCGCATCGCCGTTGCACGACGCATCCTCGACCGCAATCCGTCGTACGTACTGCAAGGCACGCTGCAGCCGATGCTGCGTTCGCTGGTGGTGGTCTCCTTCACGGTCGACCGCGACGGCCAGGTCTTGCAATCCGCCGTGTATCGCACCAATGGCGACGACGAAGCCGAAAGTACCGCGCTCGCGACCCTGCGGCGCGCGTCGCCGCTACCGCAACCACCCGCCAGGCTGCTCAACACGCACGGCCAGGTCGAGCTGTTCGAGGATTGGCTGTTCAACGACAACGGCAAGTTCCAGCTGCGCGAGTTCGCCTCGCCGCAAGCGCAGACCATCGACTGA
- a CDS encoding chloride channel protein, giving the protein MRAFPPLSSSVARRTRRLWRQYGVFWLGAIAVGLVAVLYARLIDFGYSEFRAMQHRHIWLPLFVTPAVAALSVWLTRTFFRGAEGSGIPQVIATLHAKPGEYGARLLSFRILFGKILVSFLAILGGFTIGREGPTVQVGAALMFNLRRFYPRSNAQIERQLVLAGASAGLSAAFNTPLAGIVFAIEELTRSFEARASGVLITAIIIAGVIALGLNGNYTYFGTIEIGTHFPDLLAVAIVLTAIVTGIAGGFFCWLLLNTARWIPAPLRKLHSERPVAFAALCGLAIALVGLISGGVTFGSGYAEARGLLDGREQLSVFYPFLKMISMVGSYLPGIPGGIFAPSLSIGAGFGNLLHMVFGSMQLQMLIALAMVGYLAAVTQAPITSFVIVMEMINGHALVISLMATALIASRVSRLFAPPLYEALSQRYMAPLPQPAPAPVPEVPEALIDDEPQADEANAADEANAPPR; this is encoded by the coding sequence ATGCGGGCATTCCCACCTCTGTCCTCCAGCGTCGCCCGACGCACGCGCCGCCTGTGGCGTCAATACGGTGTGTTCTGGCTCGGCGCGATCGCCGTCGGCCTTGTCGCGGTGCTTTACGCCCGGCTGATCGACTTCGGCTACAGCGAATTCCGCGCCATGCAGCACCGCCATATCTGGCTGCCGCTGTTCGTGACGCCGGCTGTCGCCGCGCTCTCGGTATGGCTCACACGGACCTTCTTTCGCGGCGCGGAAGGCAGCGGCATTCCGCAAGTGATCGCCACGCTGCACGCCAAACCCGGCGAATACGGTGCGCGCCTGCTGTCGTTCCGGATCCTGTTCGGCAAGATTCTCGTGTCCTTCCTCGCCATCCTCGGCGGCTTTACGATTGGCCGCGAGGGACCGACCGTGCAGGTGGGCGCCGCACTGATGTTCAACCTGCGGCGCTTCTACCCGCGCTCGAACGCGCAGATCGAGCGGCAGCTCGTGCTGGCCGGTGCCTCGGCGGGTCTGTCGGCGGCGTTCAACACGCCGCTGGCGGGGATCGTATTCGCCATTGAGGAGCTCACCCGCAGTTTCGAGGCCCGTGCGAGCGGCGTGCTGATTACCGCGATCATCATCGCGGGGGTGATCGCGCTTGGGCTGAACGGCAACTACACGTATTTCGGCACCATCGAGATCGGCACGCACTTCCCTGATCTGCTGGCGGTGGCCATTGTCCTCACGGCCATCGTCACCGGCATTGCCGGCGGCTTCTTTTGCTGGCTGCTGCTCAACACCGCGCGCTGGATCCCGGCGCCGCTGCGCAAGCTGCATAGCGAGCGGCCGGTTGCGTTTGCCGCCCTGTGCGGGCTGGCGATTGCGCTGGTCGGCCTGATTTCCGGCGGCGTCACTTTCGGCAGCGGCTACGCCGAAGCACGCGGCCTGCTCGACGGGCGCGAGCAGCTGTCGGTGTTCTATCCGTTCCTGAAGATGATCTCGATGGTCGGCTCGTACCTGCCGGGCATTCCGGGCGGCATTTTCGCGCCGTCGCTGTCGATCGGCGCGGGCTTCGGCAATCTGCTGCACATGGTGTTCGGCAGCATGCAATTGCAGATGCTGATCGCGCTCGCCATGGTGGGTTATCTGGCCGCGGTGACGCAGGCGCCGATTACGTCGTTCGTGATCGTGATGGAAATGATCAACGGCCACGCGCTCGTGATCTCGCTGATGGCGACCGCGCTGATCGCCAGCCGGGTCTCGCGTCTCTTTGCGCCGCCGCTGTACGAGGCGCTATCGCAGCGCTATATGGCGCCCTTGCCGCAACCGGCGCCCGCGCCGGTCCCGGAAGTGCCCGAAGCGCTGATCGACGATGAACCGCAAGCAGACGAGGCCAACGCAGCCGACGAAGCCAACGCGCCGCCCCGCTGA
- the map gene encoding type I methionyl aminopeptidase produces the protein MAITYKTPEDIAALRIAGRLAADVLAMIGEHVQAGVSTDDLDALCNDYIVNTQKAIPANVGYLGFPKTVCTSVNQVVCHGIPSRAEILKDGDIVNIDVAVIKNGYFGDTSRMYCVGQPSTVARQLIDTTYEAMLAGIREVKPGATLGDVGHAIQKVAQRDGFSIVRDYCGHGIGKVYHEDPQVLHYGQPGQGVRLRPGMVFTIEPMINAGRAGTSVLRDGWTVVTKDRSLSAQWEHMVTVTEDGFELLTPWPDGTGRYEAP, from the coding sequence ATGGCCATTACCTACAAGACTCCCGAGGACATCGCCGCGCTGCGCATTGCCGGACGGCTCGCCGCCGACGTGCTCGCGATGATCGGCGAACACGTGCAGGCCGGCGTCTCGACGGACGACCTCGACGCGCTGTGCAACGACTACATCGTCAATACGCAGAAAGCGATTCCGGCAAACGTCGGCTACCTGGGCTTTCCGAAGACGGTGTGTACCTCGGTCAACCAGGTGGTCTGCCATGGCATCCCGAGCCGGGCCGAAATCCTCAAGGACGGCGACATCGTCAATATCGACGTGGCCGTGATCAAGAACGGCTACTTCGGCGATACGAGCCGCATGTATTGCGTCGGCCAGCCGAGCACGGTGGCGCGGCAACTGATCGACACGACCTACGAGGCGATGCTGGCCGGCATCCGCGAAGTGAAGCCTGGCGCGACGCTCGGCGACGTCGGCCATGCCATCCAGAAGGTCGCGCAGCGCGACGGTTTCTCGATCGTGCGCGACTACTGCGGGCACGGCATCGGCAAGGTCTACCACGAAGATCCGCAGGTGCTGCACTACGGCCAGCCGGGGCAGGGCGTGCGTCTGAGGCCGGGCATGGTGTTCACCATCGAGCCGATGATCAACGCCGGCCGCGCCGGTACGAGCGTCCTGCGCGACGGCTGGACGGTGGTCACCAAGGACCGTTCCCTGTCGGCCCAGTGGGAGCATATGGTCACCGTCACGGAAGACGGTTTCGAGCTGCTGACGCCCTGGCCGGACGGTACGGGCCGTTACGAGGCGCCCTGA
- a CDS encoding ferritin-like domain-containing protein, giving the protein MSEQSEKSQRNSAELIDTFDRRVERRKQRRQFFRNAGGLSLGLVGGTLISACGGGSGGSSMAQTAAPTDEEILNFALNLEYLEAQFYTYATTGSGLPASMLSGVGTQGTVMAGAQVPFQDPAVQAYANEIANDEREHVAFLRSALGSAAVAMPSIDVSGTNPNGAFSVAARAAGLVAAGVAFDPYASDNNFLLGAFIFEDVGVTAYKGAAPLLASKTFLTAAAGILAAEAYHAGIVRTTLYAKGLDTASLITAANAISAARDSLDQVGNDDQGISGATAGTSNIVPLDSNGLAFGRSYSDVLNIVYLTSTAAVKGGFFPNGVNGVLNMSA; this is encoded by the coding sequence ATGTCCGAACAGTCAGAAAAGTCTCAACGTAATTCAGCAGAACTAATCGATACATTTGACCGCCGCGTCGAACGGCGCAAGCAACGTCGGCAATTTTTTCGCAACGCCGGCGGCCTCAGCCTGGGACTCGTGGGCGGCACGCTGATCAGCGCGTGCGGCGGCGGCTCCGGCGGCTCGTCGATGGCCCAGACGGCCGCGCCCACTGACGAAGAGATTCTCAACTTCGCCCTCAACCTCGAGTACCTCGAAGCCCAGTTCTATACCTATGCGACGACGGGCAGCGGCCTACCGGCCAGCATGCTGAGCGGCGTCGGCACGCAGGGCACCGTGATGGCCGGCGCTCAGGTGCCGTTCCAGGACCCGGCGGTGCAGGCCTACGCCAATGAGATCGCGAACGACGAACGCGAGCACGTGGCCTTCCTGCGCAGCGCGCTCGGGTCGGCGGCGGTCGCCATGCCGTCCATCGACGTGAGCGGCACCAATCCGAACGGCGCCTTCTCGGTAGCGGCGCGCGCCGCGGGCCTGGTCGCAGCGGGCGTGGCCTTCGACCCGTATGCGAGCGACAACAACTTTCTGCTCGGCGCGTTCATCTTCGAGGACGTCGGCGTCACCGCCTACAAGGGCGCCGCACCGCTGCTCGCGAGCAAGACCTTCCTCACCGCTGCCGCCGGCATTCTCGCGGCCGAGGCGTATCACGCCGGCATCGTGCGCACGACGCTGTATGCGAAAGGGCTCGACACGGCGAGCCTGATCACCGCGGCCAATGCGATCTCCGCGGCACGCGACAGCCTCGATCAGGTCGGCAACGACGACCAGGGCATCAGCGGCGCCACAGCGGGTACGTCGAACATCGTGCCGCTCGACAGCAACGGCCTCGCCTTCGGACGCAGCTATTCGGACGTGCTCAACATCGTGTACCTGACCAGTACGGCAGCGGTGAAGGGCGGCTTCTTCCCGAACGGCGTGAACGGCGTGCTCAACATGAGCGCGTGA